The DNA region AGATTAATTATGTATGATGCCATCGACGGTAAAACTTAAATAGCTGATGATTTAATTAATATTATCAAATTCAATGTTAATTGATTGAGAATAAGTATGCATTATCGAGTCACTCGAGAAATGATTTATTTCTTGACGTGGGAAATAGTTAGGGGTAGAGTAAAATCTATTATTTCAAATATTTTTTGTCGTTAACGTGTTTCGCCACAGACTTAAGATGGAAAGCAATGGGTTTGAGGGCGACGTGAGATCAGAAGACTTTTCTGCGTCGTTTTCTCTTTAATTGCGTCTTAATGTGGTTGTTACCCGTTAAGACGCATTTTTTTAAGGGAGTGGTTGGGGTGTTAGAAAATTTTTTAAGCTGTCAGAAAATGGTACAACGGTTCGAACAGAAGTCATTGCGGGATTAACAACCTTTGTGGCAATGGCGTATATTGTTTTCCTTAATCCAGCAGTTTTGTCATTAACTGGTATGCCTAGTCAAGGTGTGTTCTTGGCAACGATTTTTACAGCAGTTGTTGGTACATTAATTACAGGCCTTTTTGCGAATTTGCCATATGCTTTAGCACCATCAATCGGGATGCAAGCAATGTTTACCTATACCATTGTTTTTGGTTTAGGATTTACATGGCAACAGGCATTGGGAATGGTATTTTTGGTTGGTGTTGTTGATATTATTATCACGCTGACTAAATTGCGTTCGGCCATTGTCAAAGGTATTCCAGAACAATTAAAACATGCCATTGCTGCTGGTATTGGGTTGTTTATTGCATATATTGGTTTAAAAAATGCTGGCTTTTTAAATTTTATTGTGGATCCTGCAAATATTACTAAGCTAAATGGCGCACCTTTCCATGTGGGACAAGGGGCAAAGACAATTAGTTCAATTCTTGCAAATGGCGGTACAACCCCAGAAATTGCAAATTTTAATCAACCAGCACTGTTATTAGCATTAATTGGATTGATTATTTTGGTTGTGCTAGTTGTATTAAATGTGCCAGGTGCCTTTTTGATCTCAGTTGGCGTAACAACTTTGATTGGGATACCAATGGGTGTTACCAACACACATATGGATGTCATGGCATCATTTCAAAAAACATTTCATGAATTTGGACAAGTATTTGGTGCTGGATTAGGCCGTGATGGCCTGTGGTCAATGTTCACGACGCCTAAACACATTTTAGTAGTTATCTTGACGGTGTTCTCAATGGGTTTGTCTGGCTTATTTGATGCAATCGGTACCTTTATTGGAACTGGTATGACTACAGGGATTTTCTCAGAAAAAGATCAACGCGAATTTTATGAAGGGCGTGGGTTTAAATCTAAGATGGACCGTGGATTAGTTGCGGATACCTTTGCGACAATGATGGCGGGTGTTTTTGGGACATCAAATACCACAACGTTTATCGAATCGGCTTCAGGTATTAAAGCAGGCGGTCGAACCGGTTTAACGTCAGTTGTTATTGCAGCAGGCTTTTTATTAGCTATTTTTGCGGCACCACTCGTTGGTGTCATTCCAACGGCAGCAACCGCACCGATTCTCATTATTGTTGGTATTATGATGATGAATGAATTCAAAATGATTGATTGGAATGATATTGAAATTGCCATTCCAGCTTTCTTCACATCTGCATTTATGGCATTTTCATACTCAATTTCATACGGAATTGCAGCAGGATTTATCTTCTTTATTGTTGTTAAGGTTGTCCGGAGAAAGTGGCGACAAATTAGCCCTATTTTATGGGTTGTATCGCTACTATTCTTATTGAATTTTATTTCATTGGCTGTGAATAATTAAATAATTTAATGCCGTGAAACAGGCATTTTCCTGATTAACGTATATATGTACGATGAATTAATGAACTGATTAGTAAAAATTTACGGTATAGCCCGAATTTTTCTAATCGGTTTTTTATATTAATGCTGACGCTTAAATGGTTCTGGGTAAGGCGTATATTCAGTTTAAGTGCGAATGGCAAAGGGTGATCTGTTAGTAATCATTGCTAACAGAATCTTGGTGGTCTGCCCGAATGAGTGGACGGTTTAGTTTTCATGTTTCGCATGGTTGATAGTGTTGATAGTATAGTATTTGCCATAGTTATCATACGCTTGATACAGATTTACCCGGTAGTGTGGTTAAAAATGTTCAATGCAATGATAGGCATCAAGAAAGGACTGTTGGTATCGTTTGCGGATAACTCAAAATGGTAGTTATTTATGTGGCATCGAATTGATTATTCAGAGCCAGTTTAATCTAGGCTTGTTTTTCTTGTATAATAACAAATAGAGAACGAAGCGAGGAGGATAACTTATGCAGACGCTAAATGATCAAATTAGTGTCTTGAGTGGCGTTGGTGAAAAAAGAGAACAGGCTTTAAATGCGTTGGGTATTTTTACTATTTATGATTTACTCACTTATTATCCAGTCCGCTACAGCGATTTGGCCGTCAAGACGCCAGCAATAACTGCCGACGGTGAAAAGGTGACTTTCAAAGGTGTCGTTTCATCGGAACCAGTGGTTTCACGGTTTGGTTATCGGAAAATGCGAGTCAATTTCAGAGTGTTAGTTGAACATGATAACATTATGGTGACTTTTTTTAATCAACCATGGATTCAAGACCGTGTTCACTTAGGTGAAGAGATTGCTGTGTATGGTACTTATCAGAAAGCACGCCAGTCATTATCTGGTATAAAAGTATTGACACACGGTCGTGAAGATGAACTTGAAGCGACATATCCATCATCAAAACAGGTACAACAAAAAACAATCAAAGCATTGATTGAACAAGCATTAGGTAAGTATCAGCATCAAATTGTTGACTTAATTCCCGAAAATATTCGGCGTCGCTATCAATTACTGAATAAACACGATATGATTTTTGGCATGCATGTGCCAAAAGATGGACAGGAAGCACAAACTGCGCGCCGCAGTGCGTCATTTGAAGAATTTTTCTTATTTCAATTACGCTTGCAAGTCCTAAAAATGATGGACAAAAAGAATCAAGGCCGTGCAATTCAGTTTGATAATCAACGCTTAAAACAATTTATCACCACGCTACCTTTTGAGTTAACTACTGCGCAAAAAAAGGTGGTCAATGAAATTGTATTAGATATGAAACGGCCAATTCATATGAATCGCTTATTACAAGGTGATGTTGGTTCTGGTAAAACCGTAGTCGCAGCTTTAGCAATGTATGCCACGATCACGGCAGGGATGCAAGCAACATTGATGGCACCAACTGAGATATTAGCACAACAACATGCAAAAACATTAGGCCAATTTTTTCAACCGCAAGAAGTCCGGGTGGAAATTCTAACTGGTGCAACGAAAGCTTCAATTCGGCGACAAATTCTAGAAGATGTTCGTGATGGGGCTGTCGATATTTTAATTGGGACGCACGCACTGATTCAACCAGACATCGCGTTTCATAATTTAGGCTTAGCAGTGATTGATGAACAACATCGTTTTGGTGTTAAACAGCGCGCTTTATTGCGAAAAATCGGGATGAATCCTGATATTTTAGCTATGACCGCAACACCAATACCAAGAACCTTAGCTATTACTGCATATGGTGAAATGGACGTGTCAATTATTGATCAATTACCTGCAGGTCGGAAACCAATTCAAACACAGTGGTTACGGGGCAATGAGTTTGAAGAAGCGATTCGATTTATACGAACCCAATTAACACATGGAGCCCAAGCATACGTCGTGACACCATTGATTGAAGAATCAGAGACGTTAGATGTACAAAATGCGCTTGCAGTTTATGAAGAATTATTACAACATTTTGCACCTGATTACCAGGTGGGATTATTACATGGTCGTCTAGCTAATGCAGAAAAAGATGATGTGATGGCGAGATTTAAGGCAAATGAATTTCAAGTCTTGGTAGCTACGACCGTTATTGAAGTAGGTGTCGACGTCCCGAATGCAACTGTGATGTTGATTTTAGACGCAGATCGATTTGGGTTAGCGCAATTACATCAGTTACGAGGGCGTGTTGGCCGAGGTGAGCGACAATCATATACGTTCTTGATTGCCGACCCCAAAACACAACAAGGCATTGAACGGATGACAGCCATGGTCGAAACTACAGATGGTTTTGTCTTGGCACAAAAAGATTTAGAATTGCGGGGTTCAGGCGATATTTTGGGTAACCGACAATCGGGCGTGCCGGAATTTAAGGTGGGCGATCCAGTGAGAGATATGGTCATGATGAATGCTGCACAACAGTCTGCGATTGAAATTGTGAGTACGCCAGGTTGGGATACCGCCGATCAAAATACGCATTTAGTCAATTATTTATCTGAGACAATGGCAGCATATCGTCATTTTGATTAATTAAGACATGTGAGAAACAAACTAGGTGCCTAGTTTGTTTTTTTTGTAACGTTTCGTAAATTTATACGTACTAAAAACGAACAAATCAAAAATCAGGGGTTGATTTATACGGAAGAATATTTTAAACTGTATTTTGTAAACGTTTACATTGCTATTATCATAATAATATATATCAAAGGGTTAGAAAACATGACAAACTATGCACCTTTAATTATTCAACGTGCTGATCCATTTATCTATCGACATTCAGATGGGTATTATTACTTCACAGCATCAGTACCAGCTTATAACAGAATTGAACTACGGCGCTCTAAAACAATTGCTGGTCTGGCACATGCCATGCCACGAACCATTTGGCGTAAGCATGAGAGCAATAGTGGCGAAGAAAGTGAGCTCATTTGGGCACCAGAAATCCATTTTATTAATAATGCCTGGTATATTTACTTTGCAGCTGCTGAAACCACAGCTTTTGATGACAATGGGATGTTCCAACACCGTATGTTTGCGCTGGAATGCTTAAATGACGATCCAATGAGATCAGAAGAAGACTGGGTCGAAAAAGGGCAGATTAAGACGCCGATGTCGACTTTTGCATTAGATGCAACGGTGCTTCAACGAGCAGATCAACTTTATTATATTTGGGCGCAAAAGGATCCTGAAATATTTGGGAATACAAATTTGTATATCGCGGAAATGAGCAATCCTTGGACGCTGAAATCAGTGCCAACATTATTGTCTAAACCTGAATTTGAGTGGGAAACACGTATTTTTGCTGTGAATGAAGGACCAGCAATTCTACATCGAAATGGTCGTTATTTCTTAACCTACTCTGGAAGTGCAACGGATGAAAACTATTGTATGGGGATGCTGATTGCCGATGAAAACGCAGACTTACTTGATGCGAATAGTTGGCACAAATTAAGTCAACCGGTCTTTCAATCTGACGTGGCACATCATTTACTGGGACCCGGTCATAATTCCTTTACAGTATCTGAAGATGGCCAGACCGATTTGTTAGTCTATCATATCCGAAATTATTCAGATATTAAGGGCGATCCATTGTATGATCCGAATCGGCACACAATGGTTCAAGCATTTGACTATGATGAATCTGGGGTACCCGTCTTTGGTAAACCAGTTCGTTTTACTGAAGAATAGGAGGACTAACACATGGAAACTTCAAAACAAAATAAGGGAATGTTCTGGTCATTTCCAATTTCACATTTTTCGTATTTCTTTATTTGGGCTATCGTAGCGGGTTATCTAACGCTTTGGTTAGAACAAGTTGCTAAATTAAATGGGAGTCAGGCTGGGATTATCTTCTCGATGATGGCTGCTATGTCATTGATTTTTCAACCGATTTTTGGCTATTTTTCAGACCGATTGGTGATGAAGAAAACACTTGTCTTTATTATCTTAGGTGCAGGTGCATTAATTGGGCCATATTTTCAATGGTTATTCATGCCAATTCTTGATGAAACAAATTCATTTGTCGTTGCAATTATAACCGGTATTTATTTATCTTTTGTTTTAAATGGTGGTGTTTCAGTTATTGAGCAGTACATTCAACGTGCATCAGTGACAAATCATTTTGAATTTGGCCATTCTCGAATTGGTGGATCTGTTGCTGGTGCAGTGGCAGCCTTTGTCGGCGGTCGACTCTTTTTGTGGCAACCAAACTCGATTTTTTGGGCAGCAACAGTGACGGCATTGATTGCCATCATCATGTTCGCATTTTTTGATAAGATTAATGATGATAATTCAACGCATATCGCAGATGCGTCAGAAAAAATTTCAATGCGTGATGTACGGCACATCTTTAAATTAAGAAACTTCTGGGTATTAGGCATCTTTTATATGGGTGCTTCAGCATTGTATGACGTCTTTGATCAACAATTCGTTATTTTCTTTCAGACATTTTTCCATTCTGTTAGTGCTGCGACCACCGTTTATTCAAACACGACGACAATTCAAATGTTCATCGAAATGATTTTGATGATTCCAATGCCGTATTTGATTAATAAAATTGGTGCACGGAATGGCTTACTGATTTATGGCTTTATCACTGCCTTACGCATTATTGGAACTGCACTAGCGCCAAATTGGATTTTTATCGTCGTTTTGCGATTGCTCGCAGGATTTGAAATGCCACTTGTATTAATATCAATTATGAAATATATCGCTGGTAGTTTTGATAATAAGCTCTACGCAACAGTTTATGCCTTAGCTGCTAACTTTATGAAACAAGTGTCTGTTTTCGCGTTTTCGGCACTAGCTGGAAATTTCTATGATTCACTTGGCTTTCAAACCACATACCTCATTATGGGGAGCTTCGTTTTGGTTGTGACAATCTTTGCGGCAATTTTCCTGGAAAAAGATCGAATTAAAAATCAAACAACAGTTAGTATGGAATAGTGAAAATCAAAATTACAGTTAAAAAACCATGCTGTGGGCGACACAACATGGTTTTTAATTGGATATTTTAGTAGTGGCTAGCAGTAAGCATAAGATATTGTTTTTTAGATTTATTAGGTTAAGTTTGAGGCAATGTGCTAGAATTGTAGAATACTAAATTATAAAAACAAAGGTGAGTGACATGTTTAAAATTGCGGTTGATGCCATGGGCGGTGACAATGCACCGGAAGCAATCGTTCAAGGAATTGAAATTGCGCGTGATTCGTTACCAAACGTTGAATTTTTGTTATACGGTCAAACAGATAAAGTTTTGCCATTAATTCAAGATGACACGCGTATATCAGTGATGCAAGCTGATGATGTCATTGCAATGGCTGACGAACCTGTAAAATCAGTGCGGTCTCGTAAACAAAGTTCTTTAGTACTTGCAGCAAATGCTGTTAAATCTGGCCAGGCTGATGCGTTGTTTTCTGCAGGTAATACGGGTGCTTTATTAGCTGCCG from Weissella diestrammenae includes:
- the recG gene encoding ATP-dependent DNA helicase RecG — encoded protein: MQTLNDQISVLSGVGEKREQALNALGIFTIYDLLTYYPVRYSDLAVKTPAITADGEKVTFKGVVSSEPVVSRFGYRKMRVNFRVLVEHDNIMVTFFNQPWIQDRVHLGEEIAVYGTYQKARQSLSGIKVLTHGREDELEATYPSSKQVQQKTIKALIEQALGKYQHQIVDLIPENIRRRYQLLNKHDMIFGMHVPKDGQEAQTARRSASFEEFFLFQLRLQVLKMMDKKNQGRAIQFDNQRLKQFITTLPFELTTAQKKVVNEIVLDMKRPIHMNRLLQGDVGSGKTVVAALAMYATITAGMQATLMAPTEILAQQHAKTLGQFFQPQEVRVEILTGATKASIRRQILEDVRDGAVDILIGTHALIQPDIAFHNLGLAVIDEQHRFGVKQRALLRKIGMNPDILAMTATPIPRTLAITAYGEMDVSIIDQLPAGRKPIQTQWLRGNEFEEAIRFIRTQLTHGAQAYVVTPLIEESETLDVQNALAVYEELLQHFAPDYQVGLLHGRLANAEKDDVMARFKANEFQVLVATTVIEVGVDVPNATVMLILDADRFGLAQLHQLRGRVGRGERQSYTFLIADPKTQQGIERMTAMVETTDGFVLAQKDLELRGSGDILGNRQSGVPEFKVGDPVRDMVMMNAAQQSAIEIVSTPGWDTADQNTHLVNYLSETMAAYRHFD
- a CDS encoding NCS2 family permease: MAMAYIVFLNPAVLSLTGMPSQGVFLATIFTAVVGTLITGLFANLPYALAPSIGMQAMFTYTIVFGLGFTWQQALGMVFLVGVVDIIITLTKLRSAIVKGIPEQLKHAIAAGIGLFIAYIGLKNAGFLNFIVDPANITKLNGAPFHVGQGAKTISSILANGGTTPEIANFNQPALLLALIGLIILVVLVVLNVPGAFLISVGVTTLIGIPMGVTNTHMDVMASFQKTFHEFGQVFGAGLGRDGLWSMFTTPKHILVVILTVFSMGLSGLFDAIGTFIGTGMTTGIFSEKDQREFYEGRGFKSKMDRGLVADTFATMMAGVFGTSNTTTFIESASGIKAGGRTGLTSVVIAAGFLLAIFAAPLVGVIPTAATAPILIIVGIMMMNEFKMIDWNDIEIAIPAFFTSAFMAFSYSISYGIAAGFIFFIVVKVVRRKWRQISPILWVVSLLFLLNFISLAVNN
- a CDS encoding oligosaccharide MFS transporter is translated as METSKQNKGMFWSFPISHFSYFFIWAIVAGYLTLWLEQVAKLNGSQAGIIFSMMAAMSLIFQPIFGYFSDRLVMKKTLVFIILGAGALIGPYFQWLFMPILDETNSFVVAIITGIYLSFVLNGGVSVIEQYIQRASVTNHFEFGHSRIGGSVAGAVAAFVGGRLFLWQPNSIFWAATVTALIAIIMFAFFDKINDDNSTHIADASEKISMRDVRHIFKLRNFWVLGIFYMGASALYDVFDQQFVIFFQTFFHSVSAATTVYSNTTTIQMFIEMILMIPMPYLINKIGARNGLLIYGFITALRIIGTALAPNWIFIVVLRLLAGFEMPLVLISIMKYIAGSFDNKLYATVYALAANFMKQVSVFAFSALAGNFYDSLGFQTTYLIMGSFVLVVTIFAAIFLEKDRIKNQTTVSME
- a CDS encoding family 43 glycosylhydrolase, producing MTNYAPLIIQRADPFIYRHSDGYYYFTASVPAYNRIELRRSKTIAGLAHAMPRTIWRKHESNSGEESELIWAPEIHFINNAWYIYFAAAETTAFDDNGMFQHRMFALECLNDDPMRSEEDWVEKGQIKTPMSTFALDATVLQRADQLYYIWAQKDPEIFGNTNLYIAEMSNPWTLKSVPTLLSKPEFEWETRIFAVNEGPAILHRNGRYFLTYSGSATDENYCMGMLIADENADLLDANSWHKLSQPVFQSDVAHHLLGPGHNSFTVSEDGQTDLLVYHIRNYSDIKGDPLYDPNRHTMVQAFDYDESGVPVFGKPVRFTEE